Part of the Oncorhynchus masou masou isolate Uvic2021 chromosome 18, UVic_Omas_1.1, whole genome shotgun sequence genome, ATgcatagacatactgtatggaTAGATGTATACATTGATGTTTCAACATAATGCGTCCATGTAATTTATTGTGAATGACTAGAACTGCCTTTGCCAGTGTGCCAAGAACACACCTGCCTTTCATTACAATGACTCACCCCAAACACAGCCTGTATGAGTGGGCTCTTGCGATCATCCTCGTCGTTGACGGAGTTGATGTCAGCCCCGTGGGCCAGCGCCTCAGCCATGCCGGGCAGGTTGCGTGCCTGGGAGGCCTTGTAGAGCAGCGCCCCAGGGTGGAGCTCACGCCCATCCTCTGGGTCCGACTGGGTCTCGGTCTCTGGCTCCATCTCAGCCTCTCCGCTAGAGTCCTCTGACACCTCACACTCTGCAAAGAGAGAAGCAGCAGAGTTACAACTAGGATTCAATACAACTTCATTTATGCCCTCAAGGGCAAATAAGGATGAAAATGGCATTTTAATACTAAATATGATGGCTGAACCTATGTTGTACATTTCATTTTCCATCCTATCCATTACAAGTATGTATTTCTCTTCTTACCCTCCTCTGTAACACTGTCCACCACTGAGCCGAACACCAGGATATCTGTGCTGCCGTCTGTGCTGCCGCCCAGGCCACTGTCACTGCTCAGACCTGCAGGGCCAAAAGGAGCCAAGCCAGGGACACGTTAGTCACTGTTGCTTCTAGCTATTTCACTTTGCACACCACAAAGGATTAAAGTATCTATGTGGTTTAGAGTGTAGTGTCTGTATATTAGATGGGTAGGTAACTTACTACGAGGTCCAGATCCTGTGTCGAAGTAAGAGAAGAGATTGTCCAGCTCGTCTGGACAAAACAGTGACTCTCGTCGGAACTTTCTCTCTAGAGCTGAAGCGGCTGTAAAGCACAACGAGGGAATGTTTAAATGTACTGGGTTGTCATTGTCAACGTTTTGTTTAGCACAATTAGGAATATGGATACAAAGAGAAAATGAGGAAGGTATCCTTCCTCTCGCGCCAGGAGAGCTATTAGGGTATGAAGGGGTTAAACCAAGGCCTCATACCTTTTAAAGGGTTAATAAATTGTGTCATGATAAACTGTAAGGTCTCTTAggagacctctgtgtgtgtgttaacacctGTTTTTAGTGTTGTGCCCTTCAGACACTATCAGAAGGCAGAAACCGCCTACGCTCATACTCCTGTCTGGGCCCCACCTGGCTATCTGAGGTTCTGAGAATATGACTGGTTTTCTGAGAACACAAGGCTACCGCATGCCTGATGAATACAGCCACCTGTCAGAAGATGCTTAGACTCGTTCACCTTATTATGACCCGATACTTGTGATGAAAGTTTCAGCCAAACTCACTTCTGAGCTTCTAATTGCTTACAAGATAGTTGCTGCTGTCAGGGGGAGGTTAGATTTATTAAAATGTTGTTGCCAGGGAAACTTACGCAAGGAGGACTGGGGAGGCTATatgagttacaggatgtcttagacattttgcagaacctggggagagctatcatatactgtactctgtaccaaCTTTTACCTACAATTGTATTACTAAAGGAGAATTGTAATACTTAAACAAAGAGTCTGTGTTTCCTATATATGTTTGATAATTATATAGACCTGATCATCTGTTGAAGAAAATGACCAACAGGTACCTGAGGAGAGGGTGGCAGGGGAGGCGCTGCCCGGCTCCTGACGGTATTTCCGTCGGGTCTTAGGCACTGTGGTGGCGCTGTTGTGTCTCTGCCACTTCTTCACACTCCACCGGTGCTCCGTCTTCCGCCCGCCGTTCACAAGCACCTCGGTGGCCCCCAACCTCTTCAGGAACTTCTTCTCCACATACTTTGATTTGATCCATGCCTCCTTCTCCTGCCTATAAGGGATAATAGGAAATATGCATTCAGTGTTACATACTGTACCAGTGAGGACATTCCCAGTCTAATGAAAATGACTAGATCCCAGTCTCCTTTAGTGAGTAATCGGGATATTCACAGGTGAAACCAGGTAGAGGCATTTAAATGCTGTGTGTGTGGCAGTCCTTACCTGGAACTTGAGGGCCCTGGTTTCTTCAGGCCCTGTGCCTCACATGCTCCCTCATAGATGTGGTTGATGACACTGTTTCCCAGCTCGCACATCAGCTTTAGTAACTCAGGTTCCCATGAGTCCAACATTAGAGAGCGCACCTTGGAGCAGTGAACCCCCAAACTCCTGTAACAGACACATGAGAAGTGACATTTGGAAAGTCTTCAAGCGTTGGCATTTGAATCACGTATGTATTCAAGTTCCATGGCTGGAATTATTACTGGGTAGAATGCATTTTAAGTTAGTGTTGTTGACAACACTAGGCCCATATTGTTTCCTTGCTTTGCTTGTAATAACATTAAGGCAGATGTAACAGGCACAATTGCCTGTTCGTAACAGGCTCCCCTAATAAGCAACACTGGAAGCTCCATGACAGTTCTGTTTTCAAGTTGTCTTATACTGTGACATGGGATGAATAGCTGCAAAATGGGTTTCAAATCACTCGGGCGTTATCCCCAGAGTAGCTGCCCTCAATGTCATGCAAATCACCACTCCACCAACAAAACCCTCTGGTATCCAGGCAACTGCAGTGCGGCATGCCAACAAAAAAAAGACTGCGAGACAGTCtgtgtattcctcctcctcctaatgGGAAGGCTTATGTGATTTCATCTCACCACGAGAAGAAGACAGGCTATCTGACAGAAACAGATCATGAATATTTAACAGATGGTCCAGAGGAGGTGGTGATTCCATACTGATAGCATTGATCTTTGCTGCATCTATGCAGTAAACAGTCAACACCACCAACTGCTGAAATGAGGAAAACTTTCCCATCTAGCCTAATGCTAGTGTGTTGCAGCTACAATGTATGCAGTGCTGGAGTGAACCCTAGAGCTATGGTATTAAGGACATTAGAAATAGGAATCGTTATCTTGCTTCGGCCTGATTGCTAATCGGGTGTGGTTCAACAATTACGTACTTTCACCATTTAAAGGGATGCCATTATAGTTTATAAACATAAGTGTCTCAGTTCTGCAGTGCTTATTGTCTAACTCCCATCCTGTTTACTCACGCAATGAGCTCTCCCAATCAAACACAGCCTGATCCAATAAGCGGTGGTAAGCAGCCTAGCCACACAGTAATCCAAGCAGAGGTGTGGCTGAACGTGCCCTATGCTAGCAGATGACATGGTAAGGCTAAGACACCCTTTAGGCCATTGGCACTCTCATATTCTCAGATCCAAGAGACCGGCACATGTTCTAGAACACAGAGTCACAAATGACCCCTCAGTCACCCTGTGGTAGTGCAACTATCTGCAATTACATCCTCCACTGGTTTACAACCACAAGTGCTTTAGGATAGTCCATGGTTCATAATACAGTAGCCTATGTCTAGCCAGTGAAGTATGCCTTTATGTACTCTCTTAAAGATGAGCTAAGCAAGAGACTTTGGGTATGGCTTATGAGACTAGGCTTTACAGATACAGACAGTATCTGGATGCCAGAGCAGGATGCCCTCCATAGAGGCAGACCTTACCTGTGGATGCCGGAGCACTCGATGCAGAGCAGGATGCCCAGGTTGATGGAGGCCCAGTGCGGGTCGGCCTGGCCACAGTCACAGCAATACTCATTGCCCGGGAGACACTGTATACGATGCAGGATGGTCTCCCCCCTGACACTGCGTTCCCGAGGCTCGCTGGCCGAGTCGATACTGCTGACGGAAGGTGAGGCTGTCCTATCCAGACACTATTGGTGGGAAGACAGACATGGTAAACTAAGAGAGGCAAGCATCATTCTCTGAGGCATGACAGTCTTGATTTATCTCACAGGTGATAACTGTATCCCTTCATGCAAACGTATAAGCTTATAAATGACATCTGTCATGATGTAAAATATGTCTAGATTAAAGAAAAGGTAAGAGAATATTAGCATTTGTTTGACAGTTAGGTCTGTAGCTAGATGGACCAACTGACCTCGATGTAGTGGTAGTCTGGGCTCTCCCTGTATGCTGAGGCAATGCTGGCCTGCACTGCTTGGATCCAGGCTAGCCGAAGCTTCTCTGACTCCGCCTGCAGCATACAGCTCCTGTAGAATGGAAAGACAGACCCATATTACAGCACACAGTCTCTCAACAGTACAAAACTATAGCCCCTTGCCCTCTTAGAAGAAGGAGAACACTTTATTTGCCATATTATTGGCCATTTTCTTAAGATTTTACCGAAAGGGATTTACATCAATTTAACTTTAAGTAAAATTCCTTGGAACAAAAGTGAATTTATTTAGTTAATTCCATAATATAAGGGCACTAAGAAGAACATACTTGTTGGGGGAGACAACCTCGAAGCAGAACCTCCTCTCAATGTCCTCACAGGGCTTGACAGAGCACAGCCTGAggtcctccaccaccaccgtcaGGGAATCCTATTGGTCAATAACAGTGAAAAGGGCCCGGTCAGTCAATCAGTTGAATTATTCATCATACCAACATTATGCCCACTGTGTCCTTGAGTGAGATGTGTTGTTTGGATTTCAAAGTCCCTCAGTTGACCACCTTTTCCTACTTAATCCAATGTGCTGAAGCTCATACGGGTACACTGACGCTCACATTCTATATCCCACTATGGATTGATGTGAGGGTCTATATGAGAGCGTAGGAAGAGTCTTTTGGGACAGGACTCTGAGGAGTAATATGCTATCCTATAACAGTCCTCTGCCCTAATGCAGTCAGTGTTGACAGAGGGAGTGTTGTATTTCGCCAATATAGATCACAGTGACTTTCAGAGGAGCTCTATACCCCATTAAAGTTGTacgaaacccccccccccccagggaccCTGACTAAGATGCTAGCTAGTGGATATGTGGACTTGCCTTCAGCTTCTTCTGATAGACCAGCTGACTGTTCTGGATGGAGAACCAccgcctgagagagagagagaaattaataAAACATGCATGTTAAATGGATATCCTTCTTCCATTAGAAGGTGCTGACCTGCCGAGTTGAAATAATGTCACTCTCTACTCTTTAGCCACCACAGTGGTCGGGATGAGTTAAAGCGCATGTGAATGAGCTCTTCCTTTCCCTTGAGCTGCACTATATAGCAGAGAGTAATTCACAACACGTGTGGTTTGGCTCACATCTAACCTCTTTAGAGGGCTGCACTGTCAGGAAACAAGACAAATGGAGTAATACATTGTAACGCCCTAGTAGAGAGCATCAGTGGGAGAACCGCCTAAGGGGAGAAATAATGTTCTCATGGATCGAGTGTTTCCACAGGCAGTAAACTATTCCCCACGACGTGAAGTCAATGCTAGCAAGTATGACCAAGTATGGTTTCCTAGGGAACAGAATACTTACTGAAATAATTTGGGATAAGTATTTATTTAGTTCGCTATGGTATGTCTACAGAAAATCCTCAAAACATTCCATTGTCAAGATAGAATTAAAATCAAAATGCTTTGACCACAATACACTAATATAGTATGCTTCAAAGCTAGAGTGTAGCTGGCTTATGGAGAGTTACTGATCAGTTGTCTACTTACCTGTTCCACGTCTTAAAGGCATTGCTGGCTCTCTTAAACAGGTACCCCTCCATCACCACGCCATTGGGCGCGTCCACGTTGAACAACTCTGCCTTCGAGTCGTCATACGAGAAGTCCtgtcagagaagagagagtgaagttaACCCTGTTGTTCATGCTACCACTTACCATAGGAAGAAGAAGTTCAGTGTGACTAATAATGTCCCCGTCAATGAGGGGACATATAGGAGATTGGAGATTCTCTGTCTTGAACTACTCTGGGCAAAAATATAagtgcaacatgtgaagtgttggtctcatttttcatgagctgaaaaaaaacatccctgtcagtgagcatttctcctttgccaagaacaattcatccacctgacaggtgtggcatatcaagaatctgattaaacagcatgatcattacacaggtgcatcttgtgctggggacaataaaaggcactctaaaatgtgcagttttgtcacacaacataatgccacagatgtttcaagtttgagggagtgtgcaattggcatgctgactataggaatgtccactagagcttTTGCCAGATTATTTTATGTACATTTTTcaaccataaactgcctccaaagtcattttagagaatacgtccacgtgtatggcatcgtgtggacaagcagtttgttgatgtcaacattgtgaatagTGACccgtggtggcggtggggttatggtatgggcaggcataacctACGGACAAcggacacaattgcattttatcaatgccaATTTTTATGGACAGAggtaccatgacgagatcctgaggcccattgtcgtgccattcatctgcttcCATCACCTAGTGtcaacatgataatgcacggccccatgttacAAGGATCTGCACAtaatttctggaagctgaaaatgttccagttcttccatggcctcaaCAGACAGACTCAACAGACATGTGACCAATTGAGCATGTTGGGGTGCTCTGGATCGAtctgtacgacagtgtgttccagttcctgccaatatccagcaacttcgaaCAGCCATTGAaggggagtgggacaacattccacaggacacaatcaacatcctgatcaactctatgagaaggagatgtgtcacgctgcacgAGGGAAATggtgtcacaccagatactgatccacgcccctacgcCCCTTTTTAAGGTATCTCTGTGACaagcagatgcatatctgtattccctgtattcatgtgaaatccatagattaggacctaattaattaattttagttcactgatttccttatatgaactgtaactcagtaaaatctttgaaattgttgcatgttgcgtttattcttgttcagtatatatatgaCGATCTACCtaaattacctcgtacccctgcacgttGACTCCTTACAGGtgctctgtgtatatagtcaggttatcgttaatcattgtgtatttattatttattccTTGTACTActatttttctattatttctctattttccttctctctgtattattgggaagggcccgttagtaagcatttaactgtctacacctgttgtttacgaagcatgtgacaaatacaatttgatttgatcacatcAAATCAGGATATACTGTAAGCCTTCCTTGCAAGATGCATAAATGGGCAGTCATGTAAACACAATCAAGTGTGTGCACATGTATGTGATGTGAAAAGCGCGCCTGCACCCTCACCCAGTGATTCGCTGTGCCCTTTAGGAACTCACATCTGCAAAGTCTACTGTGACGCAAACGGTTGCGTAACCATCTTCTGATTCAAGAAAACCTTTATTACCCAATACACTTTTCACAGTGTCTTCATTTACACCAAACACTGCCCTCCTTGAACAAATAAAGACAGCTA contains:
- the LOC135504123 gene encoding arf-GAP with coiled-coil, ANK repeat and PH domain-containing protein 3-like, which gives rise to MTVDFEECVKDSPRFRANIDEVETEVVEIEAKLDKLVKLCSGMIEAGKVYVSANKLFVNGIRDLSQQCKKDEMISDCLEKCGESLQEIVNYHMILFDQAQRSVKQQLHNFVKEDVRKFKETKKQFDRMREDMEIAQVKNAQAPRNKPHEVEEATGTLSVTRKCFRHLALDYVLQINVLQAKKKFEILDAMLSFMHAQYSLFQQGYNLLDEIDPYMKKLAAELDQLVIDSAMEKRDMEHKHATIQQRTLMQDFSYDDSKAELFNVDAPNGVVMEGYLFKRASNAFKTWNRRWFSIQNSQLVYQKKLKDSLTVVVEDLRLCSVKPCEDIERRFCFEVVSPNKSCMLQAESEKLRLAWIQAVQASIASAYRESPDYHYIECLDRTASPSVSSIDSASEPRERSVRGETILHRIQCLPGNEYCCDCGQADPHWASINLGILLCIECSGIHRSLGVHCSKVRSLMLDSWEPELLKLMCELGNSVINHIYEGACEAQGLKKPGPSSSRQEKEAWIKSKYVEKKFLKRLGATEVLVNGGRKTEHRWSVKKWQRHNSATTVPKTRRKYRQEPGSASPATLSSAASALERKFRRESLFCPDELDNLFSYFDTGSGPRSPAGLSSDSGLGGSTDGSTDILVFGSVVDSVTEEECEVSEDSSGEAEMEPETETQSDPEDGRELHPGALLYKASQARNLPGMAEALAHGADINSVNDEDDRKSPLIQAVFGGSLIACEFLLQNAADVNQRDARGRGPLHHATYLGHTGQVCLFLKRGATQNDRDEDGQDPLSIAVQAANADIVTLLRLAKMNEEMRESEGPFGQPGQYPTSSSTEQQYKKCIQEFICLHIADC